The following proteins are encoded in a genomic region of Cryptomeria japonica chromosome 11, Sugi_1.0, whole genome shotgun sequence:
- the LOC131032430 gene encoding uncharacterized protein LOC131032430 — protein sequence MAEEGKSCSEVYNIAHKLQSREIGNRLVLTNAHSQIKFRNFQLQEEFYTKQAYEIVQIISAGSIIFALAESGICAAFDRDRNKRLCYLNLYPGDHIQRLHYNRENNSLITLSTHASDINSINCRTTPLDYIRRAQPDAGFALFEGEKLTWPDFVIFDNINGIALTFSARADIYKVFDLKSYTYLYSISAKEIEGIKIASGLMLLISKRSACGSILPLKILSIQDGKILKSFHHELLPNKKVNFVELFYDKILVKQENECLQMVDVHSEKMIELRKQEFEKHSTILLSSHAKRLFLTFHIETVFVWNLQGEVVASYRNHSIRLSGTSISIVQLTRDEELLLSYTKVGESLEADKRDCSINIINILTGNCYAKIGGNDLDVGISCRNRPNLSVTQSTLQDVLEDITAIFYDEDRNEIYTGNTGGFVHVWSN from the coding sequence ATGGCAGAGGAAGGGAAGAGTTGTTCAGAAGTTTACAACATTGCCCACAAACTTCAGAGTCGCGAGATTGGTAACAGGTTGGTATTGACAAATGCTCATTCTCAGATTAAGTTCCGCAATTTTCAGTTGCAGGAAGAGTTTTATACAAAACAAGCATACGAGATTGTACAAATAATTTCAGCTGGAAGTATTATATTTGCTTTGGCAGAATCAGGTATCTGTGCTGCATTTGATAGAGACAGAAATAAAAGGCTTTGCTACTTGAATTTATATCCAGGTGACCATATTCAAAGGTTGCACTATAACAGGGAAAATAATTCTCTCATCACACTATCAACTCATGCTTCTGATATAAACTCGATCAACTGCAGAACAACCCCACTTGACTACATTAGAAGAGCTCAACCAGATGCTGGCTTTGCTTTGTTTGAGGGTGAAAAGCTGACTTGGCCTGATTTCGTAATATTTGATAATATCAATGGGATAGCTCTTACTTTTTCAGCTCGAGCTGATATTTACAAGGTGTTCGATTTGAAAAGCTATACATACTTGTACTCCATATCTGCCAAAGAAATTGAAGGAATAAAGATCGCTTCTGGTCTAATGCTCTTAATATCAAAAAGAAGTGCTTGTGGAAGCATTCTTCCTCTGAAGATCTTATCTATACAGgatggcaaaattttgaaatcttTTCATCATGAATTACTACCCAATAAAAAGGTAAATTTTGTTGAGCTGTTTTATGACAAGATACTCGTAAAACAAGAGAATGAATGCCTGCAAATGGTTGATGTTCATAGTGAAAAGATGATTGAGTTGAGGAAGCAAGAGTTTGAGAAGCATTCAACAATTCTTTTATCCTCTCATGCGAAACGATTATTCTTGACATTTCACATTGAGACTGTTTTTGTATGGAATTTGCAAGGAGAGGTGGTTGCATCTTACAGAAACCACTCGATACGGCTTTCTGGTACTAGCATAAGTATCGTTCAGTTGACTCGTGATGAAGAGCTGCTCCTTTCTTACACCAAAGTCGGTGAGTCCCTTGAGGCAGATAAAAGAGACTGCTCAATAAACATTATCAACATCTTGACTGGAAATTGCTATGCCAAGATTGGTGGCAATGACCTAGATGTGGGTATAAGTTGCAGGAATCGACCTAATCTATCAGTAACCCAGAGCACCTTACAAGATGTTCTTGAAGACATTACTGCAATTTTCTATGACGAGGACAGAAATGAAATTTATACAGGCAATACAGGAGGCTTTGTACATGTCTGGTCAAACTAA